A single Gimesia sp. DNA region contains:
- a CDS encoding NUDIX domain-containing protein gives MSHSEELFDVVDADDRVLEQLPRSVVHARKLLHRAANIFVFNSRGELLLQYRAATKDEYPLTYTSSASGHLSAGEDYAESARREMQEEIGITTPLERLAKFPGTPQNAYEHTVLYRTVSDGPFTFDPVEIERAEFFSLNDIERMLEENAEGFTPPFRQLFRWYRACYRD, from the coding sequence ATGTCTCACTCTGAAGAACTGTTTGATGTTGTCGATGCCGACGACCGGGTCTTGGAACAACTGCCCCGCTCCGTCGTCCACGCCCGCAAGCTCCTGCATCGTGCCGCGAATATTTTTGTCTTCAATTCCCGCGGAGAACTGCTGCTGCAGTATCGCGCCGCGACCAAAGACGAGTACCCCCTGACCTACACTTCCTCCGCTTCCGGTCATCTGAGTGCCGGCGAGGATTATGCCGAGTCGGCCCGACGTGAGATGCAGGAGGAGATCGGGATTACGACTCCCCTGGAGCGACTGGCGAAATTTCCCGGAACCCCCCAGAATGCTTATGAGCATACGGTTCTGTATCGCACCGTTTCCGATGGCCCCTTCACGTTTGATCCGGTTGAGATTGAACGTGCGGAATTTTTCAGCTTGAACGACATCGAACGAATGCTGGAGGAAAACGCGGAAGGTTTCACGCCTCCTTTCAGGCAACTCTTTCGCTGGTACCGCGCCTGTTACCGGGATTGA
- a CDS encoding glycosyltransferase family 39 protein has product MSSKPALSKNTVVGLLLIWGTPLLLAGLILQQTAAFRNSKSATFDETYYLSTALKTVHQGFLDTRISGEGVAPLPIILDYLPVVWNEEGSLRENPWEGEVSDPVLIRRARGLNSILVGIPTMLVVYCWLYRRRGYLAALLGGALVTFSPTMEAHFSLATTDACFTLMALIALATLVRYWKQPGAWNLFWVALAVSVAISAKYSGILLLPCTLLIVSLVALQKWTSFSKAAVWSLAKRVTLVFGVFLLMFVPLTWALHLFSFTGPLKNVPYAETPDYSPWVKMLGRGPTAQKIMEIAHNDIKRPAPFAGVLFQFQHNEAGHDAYLMGELSKSGWWYFFPLAWLWKSTPVELLLTVISLCLLLFLWGDLKRLVRPVPAPVSELPVEEEQQTDVNAPTSHAPLIWVLAVVVFMGMSLTSRLNLGQRYLLLLYPLLFLFSIDQMWRWFEGRLGLLMAVSVALIGFQVQSIVSVQPNYLSYFNDGIGGPQAGHKYLLDSNLDWGQDLPALKKIMDELPLEDQKNSLIYYFGTARPDVFGIKAAPLHANLDADPDQWKYMIISANHLQGLYAHEEDPCAEFRKLEPFKMANYSIYVFDLQSPEAKQALKHCLKIYQKYEDEQQEK; this is encoded by the coding sequence ATGAGCTCAAAACCAGCCCTCTCTAAGAACACTGTAGTGGGACTCCTTCTGATCTGGGGAACTCCCTTGCTGCTGGCCGGGCTGATCCTGCAGCAGACCGCTGCGTTTCGAAATTCTAAAAGTGCAACCTTTGATGAAACCTACTATCTAAGCACCGCTCTGAAGACGGTTCACCAGGGGTTTCTGGACACACGGATCAGTGGGGAAGGCGTTGCGCCGCTGCCGATCATCTTGGATTACCTGCCGGTCGTCTGGAATGAGGAGGGCAGTCTGCGTGAGAATCCCTGGGAAGGTGAAGTCAGTGATCCTGTATTGATCCGGCGCGCCCGAGGACTCAATTCGATTCTGGTGGGAATACCAACGATGTTGGTGGTGTACTGCTGGCTCTATCGTCGACGCGGTTACCTGGCGGCTTTGCTGGGCGGCGCGCTGGTTACTTTTTCCCCGACGATGGAAGCTCACTTTTCCCTGGCCACGACGGATGCCTGTTTTACACTGATGGCGCTGATTGCACTGGCGACACTGGTCCGTTACTGGAAACAGCCCGGCGCGTGGAATCTGTTCTGGGTTGCTCTGGCGGTTTCTGTAGCCATCTCGGCGAAGTACTCGGGGATTCTGTTGCTGCCTTGTACCTTGTTGATTGTCAGTCTGGTCGCTCTACAGAAATGGACCTCATTTTCCAAAGCGGCGGTCTGGTCTCTGGCGAAACGGGTCACGCTGGTCTTTGGAGTGTTTCTACTCATGTTCGTTCCGCTGACCTGGGCGCTGCATCTGTTCTCATTTACGGGGCCTTTGAAAAATGTTCCTTACGCCGAAACCCCCGATTACTCTCCCTGGGTCAAGATGCTCGGTCGGGGCCCGACGGCTCAGAAGATTATGGAAATCGCACACAATGATATTAAGCGGCCTGCTCCTTTTGCGGGGGTGTTGTTTCAGTTCCAGCATAACGAGGCAGGCCATGATGCCTATCTGATGGGGGAACTCTCCAAGAGTGGCTGGTGGTATTTCTTTCCCCTGGCCTGGCTCTGGAAAAGTACACCCGTGGAACTGCTGCTGACGGTGATCAGCCTGTGTCTGCTTCTCTTTCTGTGGGGCGATTTGAAACGGCTGGTGAGGCCAGTTCCCGCTCCTGTTTCTGAACTTCCTGTTGAGGAAGAGCAACAGACCGATGTCAATGCACCGACGAGCCATGCACCTCTGATCTGGGTGCTGGCTGTGGTCGTATTTATGGGGATGTCTTTGACCAGTCGCTTGAATCTGGGACAACGTTACCTGCTACTCCTCTATCCCCTGCTGTTTCTGTTCAGCATCGATCAGATGTGGCGCTGGTTCGAAGGTCGGCTGGGGCTGCTGATGGCAGTGTCGGTGGCCTTGATCGGTTTTCAGGTGCAGTCGATTGTTTCGGTTCAACCCAATTATCTGTCCTACTTCAATGATGGAATTGGCGGGCCTCAAGCGGGGCACAAATACCTGCTGGATTCAAACCTTGACTGGGGCCAGGACTTGCCTGCGCTCAAGAAGATTATGGACGAACTGCCACTCGAGGATCAGAAGAACTCATTGATTTACTACTTCGGGACCGCTCGACCGGATGTGTTCGGAATTAAAGCAGCCCCGCTTCATGCCAATCTGGATGCTGATCCAGACCAGTGGAAATACATGATTATCTCGGCGAATCATCTGCAGGGACTGTATGCTCACGAGGAGGATCCCTGTGCTGAGTTCCGGAAGCTGGAACCATTCAAGATGGCCAATTATTCGATTTACGTCTTTGATCTGCAGAGTCCGGAAGCAAAGCAGGCTTTGAAGCATTGTCTGAAAATCTATCAGAAATACGAGGACGAGCAGCAGGAAAAATAG